The Verrucomicrobiota bacterium JB022 DNA segment TCAACAACGCCAAGAGCTACATCGGCCACGCGATGGGCGCGGCAGGTGCGCTCGAGCTGGCGGCGAACCTGCCATCGTTCGAAGACAGCCAGATCCACCCCACGATCAACGTCGTCGACCTCGACCCCGGCTGCGACACCGGCAATCTCGTGCTCAACACCCCCGAGACGCGCCCCGACGGCATCCGCACCATCCTCAACAACTCCTTCGGCATGCTCGGCATCAACTCCTGCCTGATCGTGAAGAAGTGGGAGGCGTAAGGGGCGGGGTGGGCGTTTAGCTTGCGCTAGCAGCGGTTAACGGATAAAGAATGAGTATCTTCTCTCGCGGAGATGCTCTCTTTCCCTTTCACCTCCGTTACTAGCCCCATGAAAGTCCAGAGGTTCCTTTGGTTGTTCGTTTGCGCATTTGCGTTCTCCAACGCTCTCGCGGAAATGTGCGAGTGCTGTTGGGGCGGCCGCCGCGTGGATGCCCTCTACGAGTATCGCACCTTGGATGAGGCGTTCGAGAACCTCCGGAGGCGGGATCACTTGGTCGAAATCACCGAAGCGATAATCCTGATGGGGGAGGAAGGTCTAGGTGCGCTGGTCGTTTCCTCAAATAAATCCCAACACCGTGATCGGAGGATTCATCTTTATACCTACCGGGAATCGCTACACCGTAAGTTGATCGAATATTCAGGATATAAGGTGAGAATCTGGGGCGATCTCTCTGGGATCTGGGCGGGTAACCCAGAGACCTCACAACTCTTTATGGAGGCAGACGGATTTGCGCTGATTGAATGTGGAGACTCAGGCAATTCGGAGGAGCTGGAGCCGTAATCCCGTTTGGCACTTGAGCACTCGTTTTGCTCTCTTGATCCTGCGCCAATCCCCGATTTTCCGCACTTCCGGCTGTACAAATCACTGAACTTGAGCCATGATACATGGCATGGCTTACTTCGCGGAAGTTGTACCTGTACGACCCAGGGACGGAGAAGCTTCACTATCGGGCTTCTTCCAATGCGGCCTTCTACCTCCCATGGGCGGTGCCTGATGCGCAAATTCCCTGAAATTCAGCTTGTACAGGTACCGAAACTGGTCCACCGTACTGGGATGGCTTATCCCGCGGAAGTTGTACCGTTTCTTGAAGAGCTGGCGCAATTTCGTCTGCGGCCGGAGGGCGGGCAGGTAGAAACCCGTCCGTATGGCGATGACGAGAGCGCTTTCCTCGTGCCCACCTACTTCAACGAATTCTGGACCGCCCAGCAGCGCCAGGCGGCCGCGATCCACGAGATACCATACCGCGCGTGCTTCAAGCCGCAGCTGCCCCGGTTCTTTATCGACCGGCTCTCGTCCCCCGGCGACCTGATCTACGACCCCTTCATGGGGCGCGGCACTACGGTGATCGAGGCGGCGTTGCTCGGGCGTCGCGTGGCGGGGTGCGACCTCAACCTGCTGTCGCGCTGCTTCACCGAGCCGCGGCTCAACCCGCCGACCGTCGAAGCGGTGCAGGAGCGCCTCGACAGTCTCGACCTGGAGAAGCGCACCACGGTGCGAAACGACCTACGCGCCTTCTACCACCCGGCGACCTTGCGCGAGATCACGCACCTGCGCCGCTACCTGCACGAGCGTGGCAAGGAGGCCGATGCGGTCGACAACTGGCTGCGGCTGGTCGCGCTGACTCGCCTCACGGGGCACTCCAGCGGCTTCCTTTCGGTTTACACCCTGCCGCCCAACCAGGCCGTCAGCATCGCCGCGCAGCGCCGAATCAACGAGCGTCGCGACCAGACGCCGCCGCGTCGCGAACTGCGCCCGATCCTCGTCAAAAAGACGCAGGCCCTCTTGCGTGGCATGCAGCCCGAGGCGCTCGACGCCCTGCGCCAGGCCGGCCGCGATGCGCTGATCATGACCCAGGATGCGCGCCATACCGTGCAGGTCCCGGATAATTCGGTGCAGCTCACCGTCACCTCTCCCCCCTTCCTCGATGTGGTGGACTACCAGGGCGACAACTGGCTGCGCCTGTGGTTCGCCGGGGTGCCGGGTAAGCTGCAGGGCCTCATCACGCCGCGCACGCCCCAGGCTTGGGCGACGGCGATGGCGCAAGTCTTTGCCGAAACGCTCCGTATCACTCGCCCGGGCGGTTACCTCGTGTGCGAGGTGGGCGAAGTGCGCCACGGTCAGGTGCAGCTCGAGCAATACTTGATCCCTGCCGTCGCCAAGGTCGGCTGGCAACCGGTCGCCGTACTCCAGCACCAGCAGGAATTTACCAAGACGGCCCACTGCTGGGGCGTCTCCAATAATTCCGGCGGCACCAACTCCCACCGCATCGCCGTCTTCCGTAAGGGGTGAGGTGAGGGGGCTAGTCCTTACGCCAGTGGTGTGGTCGCCGTTTTAGATGCGGCAAATATTCAACTAGAATTTCTTTGTCCGTAGCTGTGTAGGCGAGAGCATAGGGAAAGCCAGCAACGAGCGCCAAACGGTAACGCCCTGCTAGTCGCGAGTGTCCGCTCTCAGGAAATTGCAGGAGCCGGTCTCGCAGCTTTTCCACTTCGCGTAAGAAGCGGATAGCGAGGACCGGATCTATGGTGTGATAGTAGTCGAGGATCTGATTGAGTTCGGCTTCAGCCTCAGAAGTAAACCGTAGCTTCATGATTGGAGCCGTTGCCAAGCGCGCTGAAGGACCTCATCTCCATCTACGATAGAGACATCGCCTTTCTCGCGTGCAGCCATTCTACGCTCCATTTCGCGGTCTATCTCATCCCACTGATGCGGATCGCGATCCAGTTGCAAGCTTTCCAACAGGATGTCCGCGAGACGAGCGCGATCAGCAAGTCCGAGCTCTAATGCGTCTTGAGCTACTTCAGTAAGAACACGCATACGTCTTATCTAGACCAGTCGTGGTTGCCGCGCAAGAAGGTACCTTGGCAAGGCACCAAAAGAAAACGGGCCCTTCGCTTGGAAGGAGCCCGTCTCGCAATGAAGTAAAAGTGCTTGCTAGAAACTAGAAGCGGAAGAGCAC contains these protein-coding regions:
- a CDS encoding DNA methyltransferase, which encodes MAYPAEVVPFLEELAQFRLRPEGGQVETRPYGDDESAFLVPTYFNEFWTAQQRQAAAIHEIPYRACFKPQLPRFFIDRLSSPGDLIYDPFMGRGTTVIEAALLGRRVAGCDLNLLSRCFTEPRLNPPTVEAVQERLDSLDLEKRTTVRNDLRAFYHPATLREITHLRRYLHERGKEADAVDNWLRLVALTRLTGHSSGFLSVYTLPPNQAVSIAAQRRINERRDQTPPRRELRPILVKKTQALLRGMQPEALDALRQAGRDALIMTQDARHTVQVPDNSVQLTVTSPPFLDVVDYQGDNWLRLWFAGVPGKLQGLITPRTPQAWATAMAQVFAETLRITRPGGYLVCEVGEVRHGQVQLEQYLIPAVAKVGWQPVAVLQHQQEFTKTAHCWGVSNNSGGTNSHRIAVFRKG
- a CDS encoding type II toxin-antitoxin system RelE/ParE family toxin — encoded protein: MKLRFTSEAEAELNQILDYYHTIDPVLAIRFLREVEKLRDRLLQFPESGHSRLAGRYRLALVAGFPYALAYTATDKEILVEYLPHLKRRPHHWRKD